The following is a genomic window from Bordetella sp. H567.
CAGCCCGGTGTATCACGCTCGCCGCTGGTCGCGCGAACTGGGCGGCGCCCAGATCTGGTTCAAGCGTGAAGACCTGAACCACACCGGGGCCCACAAGGTCAACAACTGTATCGGGCAAGCGCTGCTGGCCCGCCGCATGGGCAAGCCCCGCGTCATCGCCGAAACCGGCGCCGGCCAGCACGGCGTGGCCACCGCTACCGTGGCGGCGCGTTACGGCATGGAATGCGTGGTGTACATGGGCAGCGAAGACATCCGCCGCCAGGCCTCCAACGTATACCGCATGAAACTGCTGGGGGCGACCGTGGTTCCGGTGGAGTCCGGTTCCCGCACGCTGAAGGATGCCCTGAACGAAGCCATGCGCGACTGGGTGACCAATATCGGCAACACCTTCTACATCATCGGCACCGTGGCGGGCCCGGATCCGTACCCCCGCATGGTGCGTGATTTCCAGACCGTCATCGGCAACGAATGCCTGTGGCAGATGCCCGAGGAAACCGGCCGCCAGCCTGACATCGTCGTCGCGGCCGTGGGCGGCGGGTCCAACGCCATGGGCATCTTCCATCCTTATATTCCCTACGAGAACGTCCAGTTGATCGGCGTGGAAGCGGCGGGCGAGGGCATGGACAGCGGCCGGCATGCGGCTTCCATCGCCGCCGGCCAGGTCGGCGTGCTGCACGGCAACCGCACCTATGTGATCCAGGACGCGGACGGCCAGGTGCAGGAAACGCACTCGGTGTCCGCGGGGCTGGACTATCCCGGCGTGGGGCCGGAGCATGCGTGGCTGAAGGACAGCGGCCGCGCCTCGTACGTGGGCGTGACCGACGACGAAGCGCTCAAGGCCTTCCACGACTGCTGCCGCATCGAGGGCATCATGCCGGCGCTGGAATCCTCGCACGCGATCGCCCACGCTACCCGCATCGCGCCCACCTTGCCGCCGGACACGCATATCCTGGTCTGCCTGTCCGGGCGCGGCGACAAGGACATGCACACCGTGGCGGAACGCGCCGGCCTGACGCTGTAATCGACAGTGGTGATAGAGAGCATGACCTCACGACAAGACCGTATTGCCGCCGCTTTTTCCCGCGCCAGCGGCGATAGCCGCGCGGCGCTGATTCCCTACGTCGCGGCCGGCGATCCGTCGCCCGCTTCCTGCGTGCCGCTGATGCATGCCCTGGTCCAGGCCGGCGCGGACATCATCGAGCTGGGCGTGCCGTTCTCTGACCCGATGGCCGACGGCCCGGTGATCCAGCGCGCCACGGAACGCGCGATCGCGCAGGGCATGAATTTGCGTGGCGTGCTGGGCGCGGTCAAGCAGTTTCGCGTCCAGGATGATCGAACGCCCGTGGTCCTGATGGGGTATGCCAACCCCATTGAACGCATGGGCCAGGCTGCCTTTGCCGACGCGGCACTGGATGCCGGCGTGGATGGCGTCCTGGTGGTGGACTATCCGCCCGAAGAGGTGCAGGCCTTCGCCGACCTGCTGGGCGCCAAGGGCATCGCGCCGATCTTCCTCGTCGCGCCGACCACCACCGATGCGCGCATCCAGGCCGTGAGCAAGGTGGCGCGCGGCTACGTGTATTACGTTGCGCTCAAGGGCGTGACGGGCGCCGGCCATCTGGATACGGACGACGTGGCGCGCCAGCTGGCCAACATCCGCCGCCACGTCCACATCCCCATCGGCGTGGGCTTCGGCATCCGCGACGCGGCCAGCGCCCAGCGCGTGGCCCAGGTGGCGGACGCCGTGGTGATCGGCAGCAAGCTCATCGAAACCATGGAGCAGGCGGTCTCCGGCGTTGCCGCCGAGCGGCGCGACGAAACCGCCATCGCGGCCGCGCGAGCATGGCTGGGCGGCATACGCTCGGCATTGGACCAAGCCAGGCACGGCGCCGCCGCTGCCTGACACCGTCTTCCTATCGGGATAATAAATAAACAATGAGCTGGATCGAAAAACTCCTGCCACCTCGCATCAACAAGACGACGGAACCCAGCGCGCGGCGCGTGCCCGAGGGATTGTGGGTCAAGTGCCCGGCGTGCGAATCGGTGCTTTACAACGAAGACCTGGCGGCGAACCTGCACGTCTGCCCCAAGTGCGACCACCACATGCGCATCGGCGCGCGGGCGCGGATCGATTCGCTGCTGGATCTGGAAGGGCGGGTCGAGATCGGACAGAGCATCCGTTCGGTCGACACCCTGAAGTTCAAGGACAGCCGCAAATATCCGGAGCGCCTGCAGGAAGCCGTCAAGCAGACGGGTGAAACCGATGCACTGGTCGTCGTCAGTGGTTCCATCCGCAGCGTCCCGGCCGTGGTGGCCTGCTTCGAATTCGAATTCATGGGCGGTTCCATGGGGTCGGTGGTCGGCGAACGCTTTGCCCGCGGCGCACAGGCGGCGCTGGACCAGAAGACCGGCTTCATCTGCGTGGCGGCCTCCGGCGGCGCACGCATGCAGGAAAGCCTGTTGTCGCTGATGCAAATGGCCAAGACCAACGCCATGCTGACCCGCCTGGCGGCCGCGGGTCTGCCGTTCATCAGTGTGCTCACCGACCCCACCATGGGCGGCGTGTCGGCCAGCTTTGCCTTCATGGGTGACGTGGTCATCGCGGAACCGAAGGCGCTCATCGGCTTCGCGGGCCCGCGCGTCATCGAGCAAACCGTGCGCGAAAAACTGCCGGAAGGCTTCCAGCGCGCGGAATTCCTGCTGCAGAAGGGCGCCGTCGACATGGTGGTGGATCGACGCCAGTTGCGCGAGGAAATCGCCCGGCTGCTGGCGCTGCTGACACGGCAGTCCGCCGACGTCGTCGCGGCCTGAGCTCGCGTCCGCGGATTCCGCGGTGTCCCGACTTCGATGCCGCGGCCGCGGGTTGCGCCATCGCGCTAAACCGCCGCCGTTGGCCCCACCCTCCATCCGCTGGCCCCAGCCCGATACGGGCGTGGGGCTATTCGCCGATCTCCTGGAATAGCGGTTCCCTGTTCAAAGTTGGCGTTTTCAGACAACGCTCGCGTGGTGGGCATGCGGATTTTCTGATAAGTTACACAATCTTTTTGTTTTTCCTCATCGCTGGAGTAGTTTCCATGAATCGTGATCATAAAAAGAAGATCGTTGCCGGCGCGTTGACCGCACTGGCGATGACATGTGCGATGCCTCTGGCGCAGGCGCAGAGCCGCTCGAACGGCGGCATCAGCGTGCAAGGTGGTATTGGTTCCAAGTACAACCGCACCGCCGTGAATTACGAGACCGCGCCGTTGTGGAACTACGATTTCGGCGGCAATTGGGGTCGCCTGGACCTGACGGGCGAACTGGGCGTGGCCTATTGGTGGGCGCATCAAGGTGCCCATCCCGACAGCGCGTGGCAGCTGAACGCGATCCCCATGTTCCGCTGGTGGCTGGGCGACCGCTTCTTCGTCGAAGCCGGCGTGGGCCCCACGGTCTTCAACAAGACGCGCTTCGCGGATAAAACGATCAGCACGGCTTTCCAGTTCGGCGATCATATCGGCCTGGGCTTCCAGGTGACCGAATCCAGCCGTGTCAGCCTGCGCTATTCGCATTTCTCCAATGGCAGCATCAAGACGCCCAATCAAGGCCTGGACGTCGCCCAGCTCACCTACACCTATCTGTTCTAGCGTTCCAGCGTCCGGGCTTTTCCACCGGGCGCCGCCGCTGTCGGCGGCATCGTAAAAAAAGGGCTGTTCCGTCAAGGAACAGCCCTTTTCGTTTCCTAGGCCGCCGTGCGGCGGCCTAGGATCACTCTTAGTGGCGGGTTTCCACCTGTTCCAGCGGGGCGGACGACACCGGCGGGACCGGCTTGCGTTCGCGTCCCAGGCGCACCGGCGTATGGCTGGCGGCCATGCGCTGCTGGGTCTGGGCGTGGCGATCGGGATCGGTCTCCACCCAGGTCAGGCCGGCGGCATTGACCACATCCTGCAGGTTCTGCTTGGTGGCAGGCTGCACGGCGGCGGCTGTCGGCGCGGGCTGGCTGGCGGCCGTTGCCGGGGCAGCGACGGCGCCGGCAATGGCTTCGTCGGTGCGCGGCGCCGCGGACGGCGGGACGGCCGCCGGCGTTTGCGCCGTCACCACCGGCTGCGCCGGTACAGGCTGGGCGGAAGCCGGCGCGGGCGCCACCGGCTGGGCGGCGTGTTCGGGCGCCACCGTGGCCGCCTGCGGGGCGTCAACGGGTGCGTCCGTGGCCGGCTGGGGCTGGGCGGGCGCCGATGTGGCCGATACGGGCTGGGCCGGTGCCGTCCAATCCGCCGCAGGCGCCACGGGGGCGGCCGAAGCGGCTTGATCGGCCGGTTGTGCCGGCTCGGTGCTCACCTGCGATGCAGCCGGGGCGGTTGCCTGTTCGGCATGGCCTCGCGTGGCCTCGACCGGTGCGGCGGGGGTGGACGGATACACCGGCGTCACGGGAGCCGCGGCCGGAGAAACCGGCGCGGCCGCAACGGGCTGCGGCGTCATCGACCCCGGGATGGCGGTCTGGACGGGCGTGGGCTGCGTGGCTTGGCTACCCGTACCCTGGGCATCGGCCGCGAAGTGCGGACGATGACCGGATTCGACGGGCGTGGCAACTTCCGACAGCGCGGCTTGCGCTTCCGCGGCCAGGGCTTCCTCGCCTTCCGGCATTTCCTCGCCAGCCTCGCCGGCCTCGCCGGTCAGGCCCGTACCGTCTTCCGACGCGCGACGGCCACGACGGCTGCGGCGGCGGCGGCGCTTGCGCTCCGGGTCGCTGCCCGCTTCGGCGCCCTGGCCTTGCTCGTCCAGGTCGGCGGCGTCCGCCGCCGCGTCGGCACGCTCATCGCCGGCATCGGGTGGCAGCGCGGCGGCCACCGTTTCAGCCAGGGCAGCGACCATGCTTTCCTGTTCGCTCATGGGCGTGTCCGCCTGGTCTTCCCGGCGTCCACGGCCACGGCCGCGCCGGCCGCGATTGCCGCGTGCCGGGGTGGCTTCATCCTGGGCTTCCGGCGCGAGCGCGCCTTCGGGGTGCGCCTGGGCCTGGACGACGGCATCGCGTTCGGCGCGCTGCTGCCCTTCCACGCGAGCCGGACGATCGGTGCGATCGGTGCGTTCGGGGCGGTCATTGCGTTCGGCACGCTCGGCCTCGGTACGGCGCCCGCCACGCACATGGTGGCGCAGGCCGTCGCCTTCGGCGGGTTCGGGACGGGGTTCGTGCCGGCGATTGCGGTTGCGCTCGGAGCCATGGCGTTCGCCGCGGCGTTCCTGGCCGTCGTGCGTACGCGACTTCGGCCGTGCGGGCGCACGCTTGGCATCCGCCTGCTGGGCAGGCGCGGCGGCGGGCGCGGCGTCGCCGCCGGTGAACCAGCCGACCAGGCGCTTGAACAGGCCACCCAGGCCGGGCGCGGCGGGCGCCGGCGCGGCCGCCACCGGGGCAGGGGTGGAGGACACGGGTGCGGGCTGCGCGGGCGTGATGCCCTTGACCAGCGCTTCCGGACGGGCCTTGATTTCCTGTTCGCGGGGAGCCCAGGCGACTTCCGTGGCGGGGGCGTCGGCCAGTTCGAAGCTGGTCTTCATTTCCTCCAGGCGCGGGTCGTCATGGCGCAGCCGCTCGATATGGTGATGCGGGGTTTCCAGGTGCTTGTTGGGGATCAGCACCAGATTGACCTTCAGGCGGGCTTCCATCTTGGCGATGTCGGCGCGCTTTTCGTTGAGCAGGAAGGTGGCCACGTCAACCGGCACCTGGGCGTGCACCGCCGCGGTGTTCTCCTTCATGGCCTCTTCCTGCAGCAGGCGCAGCACGTGCAGGGCGCTGGATTCCGCGTCGCGGATCACGCCCGTGCCGTTGCAGCGGGGGCAGGTGATGTGGGACCCTTCGTTCAGCGCCGGGCGCAGGCGCTGGCGCGACAGTTCCATCAGCCCGAAGCGCGAGATCTTGCCCATCTGGACGCGCGCCCGGTCGAAATGCAGGGCATCGCGCAGGCGCTGTTCGACGGCGCGCTGGTTCTTGCCGTCCTCCATATCGATGAAGTCGATGACGATCAGGCCGCCCAGGTCGCGCAGGCGCAGCTGGCGGGCCACTTCATCGGCCGCTTCCTGGTTGGTGCGCAGGGCGGTTTCCTCGATGTCGGCACCGCGCGTGGACCGCGCGGAGTTCACGTCGACGGCCACCAGGGCTTCGGTATGGTCGATCACGATAGCGCCGCCCGAGGGCAGCGTAACGGTGCGCGAGTACGCGGTCTCGATCTGGTGTTCGATCTGGAAGCGCGAAAACAGCGGCACATCGTCGCGATAGCGCTTCACGCGCTGGACGTTGTCCGGCATGACCACGCTCATGAAGGCGGTGGCCTGATCCGCGATCTCGTCGGTATCGATCAGGATTTCGCCGATTTCAGGCGAGAAATAGTCCCGTATCGCCCGGATCACCAGGCTGGATTCCAGGTAGATCAGGATGGGCGCGGAATTGTCGCGGGCGGCGCCGTCGATGGCCGTCCACAGCTGCATCAGGTAGGAAAGATCCCATTGCAGTTCTTCGACGTTGCGCCCGATGCCGGCGGTGCGGGCAATGATGCTCATGCCCTGCGGCACCTGGAGCTGTTCCATGGTGTCGCGCAGTTCCTGGCGGTCTTCGCCCTCGACGCGGCGCGAGACGCCGCCGCCGCGCGGGTTGTTGGGCATCAGGACCAGGTAGCGGCCCGCCAGGGAAATGAACGTGGTCAGGGCAGCGCCCTTGTTGCCGCGTTCTTCCTTTTCCACCTGGACGATCAGTTCCTGGCCTTCGCGCAGGGCGTCCTGGATGCGGGCGGTGCGTACGTCGACGCCTTCCTTGAAATAACTGCGGGCGATTTCCTTGAACGGCAGGAAGCCGTGGCGG
Proteins encoded in this region:
- the accD gene encoding acetyl-CoA carboxylase, carboxyltransferase subunit beta — encoded protein: MSWIEKLLPPRINKTTEPSARRVPEGLWVKCPACESVLYNEDLAANLHVCPKCDHHMRIGARARIDSLLDLEGRVEIGQSIRSVDTLKFKDSRKYPERLQEAVKQTGETDALVVVSGSIRSVPAVVACFEFEFMGGSMGSVVGERFARGAQAALDQKTGFICVAASGGARMQESLLSLMQMAKTNAMLTRLAAAGLPFISVLTDPTMGGVSASFAFMGDVVIAEPKALIGFAGPRVIEQTVREKLPEGFQRAEFLLQKGAVDMVVDRRQLREEIARLLALLTRQSADVVAA
- the trpA gene encoding tryptophan synthase subunit alpha gives rise to the protein MTSRQDRIAAAFSRASGDSRAALIPYVAAGDPSPASCVPLMHALVQAGADIIELGVPFSDPMADGPVIQRATERAIAQGMNLRGVLGAVKQFRVQDDRTPVVLMGYANPIERMGQAAFADAALDAGVDGVLVVDYPPEEVQAFADLLGAKGIAPIFLVAPTTTDARIQAVSKVARGYVYYVALKGVTGAGHLDTDDVARQLANIRRHVHIPIGVGFGIRDAASAQRVAQVADAVVIGSKLIETMEQAVSGVAAERRDETAIAAARAWLGGIRSALDQARHGAAAA
- a CDS encoding Rne/Rng family ribonuclease gives rise to the protein MKRMLFNATHPEELRVAIVDGQKLIDLDIETAGREQRKGNIYKGIITRIEPGLEACFVNYGEDRHGFLPFKEIARSYFKEGVDVRTARIQDALREGQELIVQVEKEERGNKGAALTTFISLAGRYLVLMPNNPRGGGVSRRVEGEDRQELRDTMEQLQVPQGMSIIARTAGIGRNVEELQWDLSYLMQLWTAIDGAARDNSAPILIYLESSLVIRAIRDYFSPEIGEILIDTDEIADQATAFMSVVMPDNVQRVKRYRDDVPLFSRFQIEHQIETAYSRTVTLPSGGAIVIDHTEALVAVDVNSARSTRGADIEETALRTNQEAADEVARQLRLRDLGGLIVIDFIDMEDGKNQRAVEQRLRDALHFDRARVQMGKISRFGLMELSRQRLRPALNEGSHITCPRCNGTGVIRDAESSALHVLRLLQEEAMKENTAAVHAQVPVDVATFLLNEKRADIAKMEARLKVNLVLIPNKHLETPHHHIERLRHDDPRLEEMKTSFELADAPATEVAWAPREQEIKARPEALVKGITPAQPAPVSSTPAPVAAAPAPAAPGLGGLFKRLVGWFTGGDAAPAAAPAQQADAKRAPARPKSRTHDGQERRGERHGSERNRNRRHEPRPEPAEGDGLRHHVRGGRRTEAERAERNDRPERTDRTDRPARVEGQQRAERDAVVQAQAHPEGALAPEAQDEATPARGNRGRRGRGRGRREDQADTPMSEQESMVAALAETVAAALPPDAGDERADAAADAADLDEQGQGAEAGSDPERKRRRRRSRRGRRASEDGTGLTGEAGEAGEEMPEGEEALAAEAQAALSEVATPVESGHRPHFAADAQGTGSQATQPTPVQTAIPGSMTPQPVAAAPVSPAAAPVTPVYPSTPAAPVEATRGHAEQATAPAASQVSTEPAQPADQAASAAPVAPAADWTAPAQPVSATSAPAQPQPATDAPVDAPQAATVAPEHAAQPVAPAPASAQPVPAQPVVTAQTPAAVPPSAAPRTDEAIAGAVAAPATAASQPAPTAAAVQPATKQNLQDVVNAAGLTWVETDPDRHAQTQQRMAASHTPVRLGRERKPVPPVSSAPLEQVETRH
- a CDS encoding acyloxyacyl hydrolase; translated protein: MNRDHKKKIVAGALTALAMTCAMPLAQAQSRSNGGISVQGGIGSKYNRTAVNYETAPLWNYDFGGNWGRLDLTGELGVAYWWAHQGAHPDSAWQLNAIPMFRWWLGDRFFVEAGVGPTVFNKTRFADKTISTAFQFGDHIGLGFQVTESSRVSLRYSHFSNGSIKTPNQGLDVAQLTYTYLF
- the trpB gene encoding tryptophan synthase subunit beta, encoding MVKPYDFPDAQGHFGPYGGVFVAETLMHALDELRAAYDRYRVDPQFIEEFNYELKHFVGRPSPVYHARRWSRELGGAQIWFKREDLNHTGAHKVNNCIGQALLARRMGKPRVIAETGAGQHGVATATVAARYGMECVVYMGSEDIRRQASNVYRMKLLGATVVPVESGSRTLKDALNEAMRDWVTNIGNTFYIIGTVAGPDPYPRMVRDFQTVIGNECLWQMPEETGRQPDIVVAAVGGGSNAMGIFHPYIPYENVQLIGVEAAGEGMDSGRHAASIAAGQVGVLHGNRTYVIQDADGQVQETHSVSAGLDYPGVGPEHAWLKDSGRASYVGVTDDEALKAFHDCCRIEGIMPALESSHAIAHATRIAPTLPPDTHILVCLSGRGDKDMHTVAERAGLTL